TGCCATTCGAGTACAATTTGCTGAAAGGTGTTTTTGACTTCTTCGATGTGGGCTTGTTTGCTTTCTTGCTTAAACGCACTCGGATCAACGCCATTAACCAGCAGCTTTTTAGCATCATCTCTTTTGCTTCTGGCATCGGCTAAGGTAATGGTCGGGTAATCCCGAGGATAGCAAGTCCGGACGGGCAATAGGGATAGCGCTAAACGATACTGCATGCCGAGTATTGAAAAAACAGATTGGCCATCATCACCGCTGGGTTTTCGTATATAGGGAAAGTTGCACGAAGCCAGACGGAACCAAATCTCCGGTAGTGCGGAAAATGCGCTACGACGCTAACACAGCATGGCGGGCAGCCCTAAAACGTGCTGGGATAGATGATTTCCGATTCCATGATCTGCGACACACGTGGGCAAGTTGGTTAGTGCAAGCCGGAGTCCCTATATCTGTATTGCAGGAAATGGGTGGGTGGGAGTCAATAGAAATGGTTAGGCGGTATGCGCATCTCGCCCCCAATCATCTCACTGAGCACGCGCGCCAAATTGATGCCATTTTTGGTGTTTGTGTCCCAAACTTCGATAATAGGAACAATACCTGACGTATATCACATTGATAATATTATCTAATAATCTGTTTTATCTACCTACATGCCCCCAATGATGCCCCCATATGTTTTTGTGCCCTGAATGGCTGGGTGTTTTTTGACCAGATTAATACTTCATCCTGAACGCTTCGGCTATCATTCCGATCTTATGCATATGGTTATTGTTGCGTGCCATTTTATGCGCTTCGGGTTTCAGGATGATAATCAGCAGGTAGGCATCAGGATCCATCGCACCTTGGCAGTATACCAAATGCGCCTGATCGCTGGTTCGTTTGAACTGACGTAAAAACTTCGGGAAAGGGGCATCCGCATCGGCAAGATGAATGTGGGCCACCTGCTCTTCTTTTACCAAGGGATAAGTGCGGTCATCATCATAGGGTGCGTCACGACCAAAGGTATCTGGCAACACGCCATCTTTTTTATAGGACAGAAAATCTGCCGCCAAATCATCAAGCTCTTGCTGGCTTAATTGTTGGCGAATCAGTGCTGACTTGAAAATCCTGATGCTCATTCCGTGAACTCGGTCAGATCCTTGTCAGAGGCGTTTTGCAGCAGTTTCTGCCCGCTATCCGCAATACCGCTTAAACGTTCAGCCGTTGGCCTAAATCGCGCAGCGGTGTGAACCCTGCCCTGCTTTTCTTCCAACAGATCGATCAGCTCTTCAAACACCTTAGCACTGACCATGTAGCCAGCGGGACGGTTGTTGGAAAGAACGGCAACCGGTTCATCAATGAAATATTTCGCCGGGTTCTTTCTTAACTCGGTGATATTGATAGATTTTTCTGCGAGAATGCGTTCCATAGATCACCTAAAAGCATATTTAATTACATACAGAATAATGCACATCAAAGCGTACATCAACTTTTGTGTTTATAAAATATACGGAGGCGATTAAAATCTGCTAAAGAGCACAAGATGAGCTACAAGAGCGTGGTAGTGTTTGTACTGCCAAGATCTGTAAGGCTAAGCATCCCGGATAGCCGTAACAGATACAGCAATAGTGGACTGATTTTCAGAATACTAAGCAGGATGGGATGGTTATGCAGTTTGACGTTGGGCTGAAAGGATAAAGCACGAGAAGGTCAAGGATAGCTTATAGGATAAATGCTACTTCATAATGAATTCAGCATTATCACTGCTCTGAATACAACCTAATATGATATCGGCTATGTGCTAGAGGCGGATATTATGACCACCACAGTGCAAAAATAGAGCACGAGGGTCTGATCTCGTAGAAAGTACAATATTTATCTGCGTTATCACTGTCAAATATTCTAAAAGGAAAAAGAAATGGCATTCGTTATAGATATTCGGGTTGAAGATAACGCAGTAGCAGCCGCTGCAACTGCACAAGTTATAGCCCAAAGGTTAGGTAGTGGTTTAAGGGAAAGGTTTGAGAGCTATATTCATAAGCGAGAATGCCAACCGGACCAACAAGACTATAACACTAAGATGGCAAGCAGAGCTTTGGCTGCCTTTACCATGTATCAGCTCGGTGGAGTTGATGAAAAGCATGCTGGAGAGTCGGTATGCGATAGTAGTAATGATGGTGGCATTGACGGTATAGTAATAAATCATAATGAAAAAATTGTTGTCGTTGTGCAATCGAAATTTAATCAAGCTGGCAATGGTACATGGACTAAGCCTGATTTTATTTGTTTCAAAGATGCTTGTGAAAAGCTGCAAAATGAGCGATACGAGTTATTTGACCAGATACTCCAAGATAAAAGCTCAGATATAAGCACAGCACTTAACTCCTTTGATTATAAATTTATTTTTGCAATGACTCACACTGGCAAAAAAGGTGCTTCAGAAGAAATCTTACGCGACATGCAAGAATGGCAGAGTCAACTGAACGCAGCTTCTTTTACATCTGACGAATTACCTAAAGAAGAATGGGCTTTTCAGGTTCATTTAATTTCATCTGAAGACTTAGTTCATTGGCTACAGACGGGCTCAAGAGGACAAATAGATTTGTCGGGCGTTGAGGTTGAACGCTATGGCTATCTGAATGAACCTTATAAAGCATTCTACGGAACACTATCTGGTGATCAGATAGGAAGTTGGTGGAAACAATATGGAACTCGTCTTTTCACAAAAAACATTCGAAACATGTTAGGCAAGACTGACGTAAATGAAGAAATAAAAAAATCAGCCACCGAAGCACCAGAGATGTTTTGGTTTTATAATAATGGGATTACAGTTTTAGTTAACGAAGTCATTCCTCATAGAAGAAACGCTGCTGCTGGAGCAGAGAGAGGCGTCTTTGATTTCAAAGATGTAAGTATTATCAATGGAGCCCAAACTGTGAGTAGCATAGGTGCTGTTATGGACGCACTTGGTGATAACATATTTAGAGTTAAAGTTCCTGCTCGCTTCATTGAAATTAATAATGATGTGAATGACCTTCATGCTAACGCAATAACTAGGGCTAATAACTTTCAAAATAGAGTGCTAGGGAGAGATTTTGCTTCACAGCAACCTGACCAGCATCGTTTGGCAAGAGAGCTTGTGTTAGAGGGGTATCAGTATCAACTTTTACGAACCGATGAGGATTACTCACAAACTAACATCAAGGTTATTGACTTGGATGAGGCTTTGAATGCTTTAGCTTGCTTAAGTAAAAATAACACTATCGTTGCTACTCTGAAATCTAATCGAGGAAGATTTTTTGAAAATTTCGACGGTTCACTTTACAAAACAATTTTCAACCCAAGATTGAGTGGTGCTAAGCTTATCAATGCTGTTAATCATTTTAGAGTAATTGAAAGAGCCATTAGCTCAACTTTATCCACTACAGATAAATCAACGCATAGTAGGCGCCATTTAATAATAACTCACGGTAACAGATACTATGCATCAGTGCTATTAAACACTGTGAGCAATTTGAATACTAGCACGGATCAATTGTCTCCAAATGTAACAAAACTTACTACAGACTTGGCAGATTTAATAGCCAAAACAGAGAGCTATATAGAGACACACTACCCAAATGCTTATCCGGCTAGATTTTTTGCCAATCCTGCAAAAATACAGGAATTATATGCTAACAATTAGTTTATAAAGGGGCTATATATAAGAAACCCTCACAAAACGATACAGGCATAGAGGTTTGTAATTTTATCGATTATATTACTAATTCGATGAGATATCTCTATGCCGTTTCGTTTATTATGCCAGAATTTTTTTCGTGATGGGTTGCCAAATCTACAACTGTGCCAGCCCTATTCTCACTGGCATCGATCATGCCGTACTGGGTCTGCTTCTCGCTCATAGCTGCCAATCAGATCTTGCTGCGTTCTGTTCTTAAAATCAATTAGGTTGTAGTGGAGGTAAAGCAATAAACAACTACAAAGCCCAAACTAATGCGACTTTCCATCATGGTAAACCTTGTTTTCTCTCATTTGTGAGCCTCACCGATACTCACTAGAAAATACGTTAAACACTTTTGAATTTATAAAGATGTCAGGACAAGCGCGTTGCTGTTTCCACCATTACTACAGGCTTCAGTCATTGCCTCAACATCAAGACTACTTCCTACATCCTTAACCATTGTTGTCCCAATTTGTGCCAGATAGAAATTACCCGCTACCGCTGAGATAATTTTTGTGCACTCAGCAGCAGGAACACCCGTATAAGTGATGGTAAATGCGCTTCCCGCAGTTCCCGATGGGCCAGAGGCAGCAGGAGCAAGCGTAACATATCCCTTCCACGTATTGACTATATTGGTCCCTGCTCCTGCAATTTTAATCATATTGGCAGGGAATACCCCGGCTTTGTTTGCGGCACTATTGGTTAACCCCGTATAGGTAGCAGAAGCGACATATAGTGATTTTATCCCTGCTTGAATAGTCGCAATGTTTTTGGATTCGGCCTCCGCTCGTTGTGCCGCCTGAACCTTGGGATACACGATAAATGTGCCAACAATTAAAGCAGCAATGGTGCCAAGCACAAGAAGCAATTCCAACAAAGAGAACCCTTGCTGGATTTTCTGGTTACCGTTATTTATTTTCATTGATTATCTCCATATTTGTTATTGATAAATACAGAGATAAGGCATTGAGAAAATTAATCAACACGCAAAGGATATTGTTGGTTATTTTCGTGATGAATGGATTACCATAAAGAGCCATTCAGATATAACGAGGATATCACATTAAAAAAATTTACACGCCCACACAGGAATAACTCACCTTAACAAGGTTATCGCTTGTAGCCACAACTGAAAAGGTATAATCACTGCCCGATGGCGTCTCTACGGTGTGGAACAGCGTCACACTTGAACCTGATGCCCTGCCATGATCATATTCAAAGGCAGCGGTTTTATCAGATTCAACAAGCAGACCATTGGCATAAAGGGATGCATTCATCCAATATACACCCCAACCTACAAGCCAATTAGCATATGCATGGACCAATATTTTACCGGAAGCACCGCTACTACAAGTAAACGCCGTATTATTACCAATAGAGCCTGATGACACTATCGTGTTCCCTTCATTACCCTTCCATTTGCCATCGATACACCATACTGGCGATCCATCGGTTGCCTTACTAATAAGTCCGTTAGGTGAGCATATCTCCCCAGTAGTGGCTATTGATGTGGGTTGAATGTATCTACCAGCAATATTGCCTGATGCACTGAGCCCACCTTCGGCTTTACCATCATTTGACGCTGACAAAGCAAGATCACCACGTAGCTTTTGACTTCCCCATACATCCAGCTTAATCGATGAGTTGTTATCGCCATTAAGGGAGATATAACCATCACCCGCCCCGCCTGCCACGTTGATCAGCACCGCATTCTGATTACTAGAGCCACCGCCGCCAATTTGCAGACGGCTGCTATTGGTTTTAGCCGCTACATAGTTATCCGAATCCACGCCATTTTTAACGGTCAGATAGCTGTTCATTGCTACGTTTTTGCCAAAAGTAGAGAAACCCGTCACCGTCAAATCTTCTGAAACGCTGACATTCTTGGCAAAGCGCCCATAGGAACCATTGAATGAAACCGCGTTGACATCACCTGACGCGTTAATGTCTTTGGCGTTGTAGATGCTTTGGCCTCCCATGTTGAGATCGCCCGTCATTGGCAATGTGCCATCACGACGTAGATAAACCGAATACATAGAACTATCGTATCCTACACGGTAGGCCAACAGCCCCGCAGCATTGATCGCGGCGTAGTTGCTTTGGTTCTCCGTCCATTGACCAGCAGTGCCAGATGCAACAGAAGCTGATTGCGTCATACCGCTATCGATACCCGCTGCTTGCATGGCTCGGCCCAGCAAGTCATAACGAACACGGTTTCCTTCGGTCCAAGGCAAGGTTGTGATTATTAACCCGTTGATGACATAGTTAGGCGCAATGCCAGCGCGTTTTAACAAAATCTTGTAAGAAGACTTCTGCACATTGATGCCGGTATAGCTGGCAGGTAGCAAACCTTCATTAACCAATGTCTGGTAAGTAATTTCACATCC
The window above is part of the Pectobacterium araliae genome. Proteins encoded here:
- a CDS encoding AIPR family protein — encoded protein: MAFVIDIRVEDNAVAAAATAQVIAQRLGSGLRERFESYIHKRECQPDQQDYNTKMASRALAAFTMYQLGGVDEKHAGESVCDSSNDGGIDGIVINHNEKIVVVVQSKFNQAGNGTWTKPDFICFKDACEKLQNERYELFDQILQDKSSDISTALNSFDYKFIFAMTHTGKKGASEEILRDMQEWQSQLNAASFTSDELPKEEWAFQVHLISSEDLVHWLQTGSRGQIDLSGVEVERYGYLNEPYKAFYGTLSGDQIGSWWKQYGTRLFTKNIRNMLGKTDVNEEIKKSATEAPEMFWFYNNGITVLVNEVIPHRRNAAAGAERGVFDFKDVSIINGAQTVSSIGAVMDALGDNIFRVKVPARFIEINNDVNDLHANAITRANNFQNRVLGRDFASQQPDQHRLARELVLEGYQYQLLRTDEDYSQTNIKVIDLDEALNALACLSKNNTIVATLKSNRGRFFENFDGSLYKTIFNPRLSGAKLINAVNHFRVIERAISSTLSTTDKSTHSRRHLIITHGNRYYASVLLNTVSNLNTSTDQLSPNVTKLTTDLADLIAKTESYIETHYPNAYPARFFANPAKIQELYANN
- a CDS encoding type II toxin-antitoxin system YafO family toxin; the protein is MSIRIFKSALIRQQLSQQELDDLAADFLSYKKDGVLPDTFGRDAPYDDDRTYPLVKEEQVAHIHLADADAPFPKFLRQFKRTSDQAHLVYCQGAMDPDAYLLIIILKPEAHKMARNNNHMHKIGMIAEAFRMKY
- a CDS encoding shufflon system plasmid conjugative transfer pilus tip adhesin PilV, encoding MKTTNKKGFSLLEITLVLGIGTAMAFIKFQDMKNDQEIITANTVGSQIKQIGEATNRYISIRFDKLSTLSSSSSQSSDPGPRICSANGCEITYQTLVNEGLLPASYTGINVQKSSYKILLKRAGIAPNYVINGLIITTLPWTEGNRVRYDLLGRAMQAAGIDSGMTQSASVASGTAGQWTENQSNYAAINAAGLLAYRVGYDSSMYSVYLRRDGTLPMTGDLNMGGQSIYNAKDINASGDVNAVSFNGSYGRFAKNVSVSEDLTVTGFSTFGKNVAMNSYLTVKNGVDSDNYVAAKTNSSRLQIGGGGSSNQNAVLINVAGGAGDGYISLNGDNNSSIKLDVWGSQKLRGDLALSASNDGKAEGGLSASGNIAGRYIQPTSIATTGEICSPNGLISKATDGSPVWCIDGKWKGNEGNTIVSSGSIGNNTAFTCSSGASGKILVHAYANWLVGWGVYWMNASLYANGLLVESDKTAAFEYDHGRASGSSVTLFHTVETPSGSDYTFSVVATSDNLVKVSYSCVGV
- a CDS encoding type 4 pilus major pilin, which gives rise to MKINNGNQKIQQGFSLLELLLVLGTIAALIVGTFIVYPKVQAAQRAEAESKNIATIQAGIKSLYVASATYTGLTNSAANKAGVFPANMIKIAGAGTNIVNTWKGYVTLAPAASGPSGTAGSAFTITYTGVPAAECTKIISAVAGNFYLAQIGTTMVKDVGSSLDVEAMTEACSNGGNSNALVLTSL
- the yafN gene encoding type I toxin-antitoxin system antitoxin YafN — its product is MERILAEKSINITELRKNPAKYFIDEPVAVLSNNRPAGYMVSAKVFEELIDLLEEKQGRVHTAARFRPTAERLSGIADSGQKLLQNASDKDLTEFTE